TAATTCCCTTAAAGAAGCTGTCTGCGCGATGGTAACCAGAGTCTGCCCGATCCCATGGTACGTTCTCCCCATCCACGCGCCCAATTGCGACACGAGACTGACCTCTCATGATAGAACGGCGAGGAGAAGTGGCGAtacttcaagatgctctgCGATCTAGGCTacaaggagattgaggtcTCTTTCCCTTCTGCCTCCCAAACCGACTTCGACTTCACCCAGCGCCTGATCCAGACCCCAGGAGCTGTCCCCGACGACGTCTTCCTACAAGTCCTGTCTCCCTGCCGACCCGATCTCATTCGCAGAACCGTCGAGTCTGTCCGCGGAGCTAAGAACGCCATCATTCACATCTATCTTGCCACAAGCGCATGCTTCCGTCAAGTAGTCTTTGGCTACACTGAGGAGCAGACCCTGGAGCTTGCTGTAGAGTGCACCAAGCTGGTCAGATCTCTGACAAAGGATAACCCCGAGGCTTCTGGCACCAACTGGCAATTCGAGTTCTCTCCTGAGTGCTTCTCAGACACAGACCCTGACTACGCTGTGAGAGTCTgccaggctgtcaaggctgcttgGGGACCTGATGCGACCAAGGGCGACCAGATCATCCTGAACCTCCCCGCCACAGTGGAACTGGCGACACCCAACGTCTACGCCGATCTGATCGAATACTTCTGCAACAACATTGGCGACAGACAGGATGTTTGTATCTCTCTGCATCCCCACAACGACCGTGGATGCagtattgctgctgctgagcttgctCAAATGGCCGGCGCTGACCGAGTAGAGGGTTGTCTGTTCGGTAACGGCGAGCGAACCGGAAACGTCGATCTCGTCACTCTGGCTCTTAACCTGTACACACAAGGTGTCAGCCCTAACATTGACTTCTCCGACCTGAACTCAGTCATCGACATGGTCGAGTCATGCACCAAGATCCCCGTCCACCAACGTGCTCCTTACGGCGGCAGCCTGGTATGCGCTGCTTTCTCTGGCAGCCACCaagatgccatcaagaagggtTTCCAGGAccgcaaggccaagggtcTGGGCCACGAGGACCCCTGGAACGGCATGCCCTACCTACCCCTGGACCCTCGAGATATCGGTCGCAACTACGAGGCCATCATCCGTGTCAACTCTCAGTCTGGAAAGGGAGGAAGCGCTTTCATCGTGCACACCAAGCTCCAGCTTGATCTCCCCCGTGGTCTCCAAGTCGCTTTCTCCAAGGTcgtccagaagaagagcgaggaggTCGGACGCGAGCTGCTAGCCAGCGAGATCACTTCTCTGTTTGAGAACACATacttcctcaacaacaaccctcATTTCAGCCTGGTGGACTACAGCATCACCCCTGACCGATCACGATCTCCTGCCCCCGCAGCCCACGGCAGGACCCAAGACACCAAGGACTTTATCCGTATTTTTGATGGCGTCCTGCTGGTGAATGGCAAGGAGTTGAAGCTGCGTGGCCGTGGTAACGGTCCCATTTCCAGCATGGTTTCCgccctcaaggagcttaACATCGAGTTTGATGTCAATGACTACAAGGAGCACGCCATTGGCGAGGGACGCGGTGTCAAGGCTGCCTCATACATCGAGTGCAAGCCCGTTGGTAGCAAGCAGTCAGTATGGGGTGTTGGCATCCACGAGGATGTGGTACAGAGTTCTCTGATCGCTCTCCTGAGCGCAGCTAGCAACGTAAGTCTTCACCAACCTCTATCGGGAAATCAATACTGACGTGATATGCAGTTCGTCACTAGCAGACCCGCCAGTCCTGTTCAGAAGGCCACTGatgctcctgctcctcaagagaCCCCTAGTGTGGTGTCAAttctggaggagaaggccaatgGCATGTAAAGTGAATGAAAccgaagaaagaaaagaaaagaaaggaaaagaaaaattGAAAAGGGGGCTTGGCTCTCGATCTGCCGCGAACCGCTTGGCATTTTTGTACAGTTAGTTCATGTTGTTCATATGAATGAGGGGGCGCGGGTGCTGAAAAGCTTTGTCATCTTGAGGAGTTAGTCAAAGATTGAAGATAATTGACTTGATCAGAGGTTCGATATCGTCATGCTAGATGGAATTTGCGCCATGTGTCTCTTCCTGGTTTCTTGGTCCGTACCCTGATTTGATTCCTGCATcatgcttcatcatcatatGTCTTCGATTCAATCGTGCTCGGTAATCTCCAAAGACTTCTCAAGCGTACGTAAGCTACTGAATGACGGCGGCTCATGTCACGTTACAGCAAAAGCCCAGTGGTGTCTCTGATGGCCCCCGAGTATCTTTGCCCGTTGTGCTAAAGGGGCTGGAACAAGTGACGATGCCCTCCGCCTCTTGAACGCAACTGCCACCATGGACATCCAACTTCAGAGGCAGTGACCAATGCAATGAAACAGAGTACTCTCTACGTTCAATAGTAGGGTTGTGGTTTGGCCTGATAGATCAAGATTCTTATCCGCCACCACATCAAAACGGCCGAAAGTGGTCAACGCTTCTATACCGTTCCTAGTAGCTGATCCAGAACCTGTCTCAAACACTCATCAGCTGAGCATCAAGATTTCAAGGAAGCCtatcaagacaagagaggcTTGGAGGCTTGGTTGACCGCTGAGAATGTGATGTGGTGGCAATGTCGATCTCAATGCAATAGAGTTTAGGTTTAAGATCTGGATCTACGAGGCATGAGCTTATTCAGGCCATTGGAATGCCAACCGGTGATTAGGAAGTTGAAGTATAACATCCCGAGAGACTCTAATTGCTCAGGATTAAGACAAACTGACATCGGTACTCTTCATCGAGTTGATCGAGCTTATGGTGTGTACACTCCGAGATGGCTGAAAAGGAGCTCCCACCCCCTTTACTGTGCACTATTGCTCAGCTTGACGCGGGGAGATAAAACATAGATGCAGTTTTTCTTGGCAGATCACATAGAAACTTTGTCTGACGATTCACATACTGTTTCCCGATTCATGCGTAACTCTCCGTCGATTAACGAGGTAGACACGTTGAATTCACGGCTTGAAGACTACCTGTAAGTTTCCTGCGGACTCTCTGCCCATTCAGATAAACAGTACCCGTTGAACAACGTGGCTAATTAGTGGGAAATGTTTTTAAAGTCAATGCTGCTGAGGGATCAGAGTAATTTGGAGTGACCAAGTATGTAAGTCAACATGCAGCACAACTCTGGGTAGGCCAAGTCGATATGCACCACCAAGAGACGAACTCAGCCCGACTCTAAGCAATAGAAACCGGAATAATTATGAATGGTTATCATACACATGTTGCTGAAGGCCAAGCTACGTAGATTGGATGAGTTACGAGCGCCAgacctcaagcttctggtcATTACTGAATAGGGACTATGTCTGCCCTGCATGAGCCTACAGTTCACAGGTTATGCAGTCTCAAACAGAGATATCGCCCATCCGTATATTAATTGCGGATCTTCAGATGTGGCATATGCAGCCAACATATATGTATGAAGCCTAAACTCCGCATCACATCTCGATCTCACCGATCTATCGATCACAAGACGAAGCTGAATACCCTCAAACATATCTCCGAATTCTTACAGCTTGACTACTTGGATCTGACTTTTCCCAGATCTATTGGAGTGAGAGAATTGTCTCAGACATGATCAAGATGTTGTAAGTCAGACTCTCCATCCGTGGCCTAGAACACACTGCGCCGTGAAGCTGCAGTTGTTCTGGTCCAGATCTGTGATGCAACATATTCCACAAGTAGTGAAACCACCGCGAAGATGGCTTATATGTGAGACAACGGATAGTTCCGGAATATTTCCCGGTTGTCAAATAACGGCAAAGTGACGGTTGTCTAAGACACACAGGCAGCCCTCACGACAACTCGGGAGCCGACTGGTTCTTTTAACCCTGCCTTTACAGGTGGCATCAGGGTGTCCATCACATATCTAGAGCTGCAGCAGTATTCACAATCTAGATATCCGATTTGTGATCTTGTGCAGCGCCAAGATTGCACAGGTGCTCCAAGTTTCGAGGCCTTGAAGATCATTGTGTTTATTAGCCAAGTGGCTGAAAGAGCATGACCTAACATTCTTGCTCCGAGACACCAAGCGGAGGATTGAGCTTTTTGATCGAGGCGGCTAAACTTATGTTTAGAACTGAATTGTTGATTTGAAAACCCCCGAGTTTAGTCTAAGCCAATTCTCTGCATCTAGACATTAGTGCCGGGAGACAGATACGGCACGTCTTGAACTAACCCCAGGAACCAAGATAGTGCCGGGGCACTTTTGTAATAGGCTTTACCAACCTCAGACATCCATGCCCAAGTCACCTCGTCTGCCGCTCGATCAAAAAATGCCCGACTATCACCGTTGTCTCAAGCATGGAGAAGTTCCTCCTCTCTCAATGGCCGCCTcccaacaaactcaaaagaTGAGACACGATCGAGCGTTCCAGACGTCAAGTTGAACCTCACCAACATGCGTGTTTCTCTCGAAAGGGTAGTACCGCATGCACATCCGGGCGAGTGCCTCGTAGCAACGGCCCGGCGGCAACGGCGTGGTCCGAGACTGCAGTAGGTCTAGTCTCTGAAGGAAACTGTCAAAGTTGACTTTGGGGTGATGGAATGGGGTTCAGTCTAGAGCTGTGATGTGTGTCTGGGCTTTGGAATGTTGCTCGGGAGGGTTGCTCAAAACCTGTTAGGTTGGACTCGATAAGCTGTGGgtgatggttgttgagatcGAGGGTGGCGGTTTGATTGATGATACCATCGACTTCTGCCACTCGGTCAGATAGATCTCGGCGTCTCGGTAAAAATGACACATTAGCTTTTTTCCCTTGCAGGCAGAATAGACTCCATCTTCCCCTTATCCAATATCAACTCTCAATCAATAAGCCATTTAATGTATACTTTCATCATAAGTTAACCATTCCGTATGCGTATTAGCATATAACAAGACTGCTGTGTTGGAGTGAAGTCGTCTATATAATTTGCTTGGTCTGGCACATGGAAATATCACCATTATCATCACTTCACTCACAACTCATAAACTCATCACACACTTGAGACTTACTTGTTTACTTCAACTACCACAATCAACATGAAgtttctcagccttctcacTCTTGCTTCCTTTGCCACGGCCTCTCCTTTCCGCCGGCAGCAAACTGTCGCAGGAACCATCAAGTCTTCAGTTGACATTCTATCTGGCTCATCCGCGGTAACTCTGAACCAGATCGGTAAGCCACTTCTTGAAAACACTTCAACTTTAACTATATTAACGAACTACTGCAGATGAAAACGTTGCTCTTATCAAGAACAACGTAGATGCGCAGGTTATCGCACAAATCCAAGCTGACCTCGAGGCCAATTACCAAGCCATCCTCCAAGGCCTGGCCGCTTCCACAACCACGATTGTCAGCGTCACTACAGGAgcagctggtggtgttgcggCCCAAGCCATTGGCCTCACCAACCAACAGATCGTCACACTCACTGCCTCTATCCTCGTTGTTATcgacatccttgagaaccTCGGAGCCACTATCTCCATCACGGTCACAGACCTGACTCCCGCTCTAAGAGCTGCTTTCCAGTCTGAGATCAacgctgtcaaggctgccatCAATCCCTTTGTTAGCCCTGTTCTCCTCCTCGCGGCTGCTGTACGAGCTGCGAATATTGGCGGCAGTGCCACTATCACTGGCCTCGACAATGCCATTGTCAACCTCCTCAGAGTCCAAAGCCAGGTCGCGGCGTCCATCGGCATTCCTGCCCTTAGTCTCTAAGTTTGGACCCCCTTTTACGAATGAAGTTATGAGGATATTCTTTTACAAATGATGAAAGCAATATCAACCGTGCTTCCTACAACAAAAGCAATGGTGCTAGCGCTATAGCGAACGATTACACACTCCTTGATACTTAATATAGTAAATTTTGTTTATGAACTTTCTCAACCAATGAATTGTGATAATACGTAATGTACGGCCCTGAAAAGTGCGAGTGTTGGACGGATTCGTCAACCTCTTAGCGTCAAGTAAACGTCAGATTGCCGATCACGGTTGCATAGATCTACAGGCACGTCCAGTCCCTTCAAACCTTATTGCAACATTCCTCACAGGCGCCGAATCAGGCTAGGTACCCCTcgaaagaggaagaggaagacggaTTGTGTATGGTCATGGATATAATTAACCTAAAACTACCTATACATCGCTGCCAATAAACTCCTCTAGACTTTTAGCTCATCTCCTCTTACCACCGCctcttccctttcccttGGGTTTGCCAGGGGCGGCATCTTTGCCTCCCTCCTTAGTCGCCCGGCCCTTGGCCCTTGATTTGGCCTGTTCCTTATGTCGGGCCTTCATGTCAGCCTCTGACGACTTACCCTTCCTCCACTCTCCGCCACCCTCGGCACGTAGTTGCTTGTTGTCAAGGCGCTTCTTATCCTTGTTGCTTAGCTTgcccgtcttcttcttcatcgcctctCTCATGCCGTTGAGTTCAGCTTTGCCGGCCTGCTTAGACTGCTTCTTGTCATGTTCAGACTCGAACCATGTTCGCCTAGGTCGTCCCTTGATCTCGGCCTCATGCTGGATGAGgttctcacccttcttgacttgCATCTCGACATGGgcgagctgcttctcttccttctcttcttgcATGATCTCCTCAAtttcatcatccatctcatcgattTGAGCTTGAAGGGCATCAACTTCTGCGGCTTCAATCTGTCGACTGACAATCTTGGCGCCCTGAGCCTTGCCAGCCTTcacagcagccttgacgaCCTTGCGGTCATTCTCAGAAGCTAATGTCAAGGCAGTACCCTTACGACCAGCACGAGCTGTTCGACCAACTCTGTGGACGTAGATTTCTAGTGATTGAGGCGCCTCGTAGTTGATGACGGTATCGACgcccttgatatcaagaccacgGGAAGCAAGATCGGTGGCTAATAGGTACGCCACCTTGCCGTCTCGGAAGTCCTCAACACTTGAGATACGCTAAATAGTGTTAGTGATGGTCATAGCTGCGAGACAGAATAAGACTAACCTGTGTTTGGTTCATGCTACCGTGAAGCTCAGCACATGAGagaccaagcaagccaaagatAATTCGAGCTCGAtgagcttccttcttttgtcgGAAGAATATAATAACTCGCTCCTTGTAGATGTTCTTGCAGACGTGTGCCAGGTAACCCAttcgcttctcctctcggCCAGGGCGCAGGCGAACGAATTCTTGCACCAGTGTAGTAACAGTCTTTTTCTGAGAGTCCACCATAACCCTGGCAGGTTTATTAAGAccgaccttgatgaggcgATCGACTGTGGATGTCATGGTAGCGGAGAAGAGCATGGTTTGACGTGACTTGGGGAGTGTTGTGAGAATTTCGTTAAGTTCGTCCGCGAAACCGTCCTCAAGCATAcgatcagcttcatcaaggaccaTAATCTCAACAGTGTCAACGTTGAAGCTGGCAGAGTTTCGCATGTGATCAATGAAACGACCAGGAGTAGCGATAATGACATCTGGGCGCAACTTCAGCTCAACCTCCTGAGCCTTGAGACTCAGACCACCGACAGCAAGAGTGAACTTGATATCAGTGAAGGCAGCAAGCTTTGTGGCGACAGCGTGACATTGGATAGCCAATTCACGAGTAGGAGTGAGAACAACAACGCGAGTGGTGGGAATCTTCTTGGGTCGGTATAGCAAACGCTCCAGAATAGGAACAATAAAGGCACCAGTCTTTCCGGAACCAGTgacagcaccaccaacaagatcTTTACCCATCAGTGCTATAGGGATTGCCTTGGCTTGAATGGGCG
This region of Fusarium verticillioides 7600 chromosome 3, whole genome shotgun sequence genomic DNA includes:
- a CDS encoding 2-isopropylmalate synthase produces the protein MTMLKEPWKKYKPFNPPKLPNRTWPDKTIEKAPRWLSSCLRDGNQSLPDPMNGEEKWRYFKMLCDLGYKEIEVSFPSASQTDFDFTQRLIQTPGAVPDDVFLQVLSPCRPDLIRRTVESVRGAKNAIIHIYLATSACFRQVVFGYTEEQTLELAVECTKLVRSLTKDNPEASGTNWQFEFSPECFSDTDPDYAVRVCQAVKAAWGPDATKGDQIILNLPATVELATPNVYADLIEYFCNNIGDRQDVCISLHPHNDRGCSIAAAELAQMAGADRVEGCLFGNGERTGNVDLVTLALNLYTQGVSPNIDFSDLNSVIDMVESCTKIPVHQRAPYGGSLVCAAFSGSHQDAIKKGFQDRKAKGLGHEDPWNGMPYLPLDPRDIGRNYEAIIRVNSQSGKGGSAFIVHTKLQLDLPRGLQVAFSKVVQKKSEEVGRELLASEITSLFENTYFLNNNPHFSLVDYSITPDRSRSPAPAAHGRTQDTKDFIRIFDGVLLVNGKELKLRGRGNGPISSMVSALKELNIEFDVNDYKEHAIGEGRGVKAASYIECKPVGSKQSVWGVGIHEDVVQSSLIALLSAASNFVTSRPASPVQKATDAPAPQETPSVVSILEEKANGM
- a CDS encoding ATP-dependent RNA helicase DRS1 — translated: MAPSQKRKPAQDDFIFTIDDNDDIPVDEEEVTVEPPKKKAKTSKKSKKSKRAASPEDDEEENGVEGIWGFNDDDDGAMDSEFEFGAEEAADLGTVEFEGWGFDGAKKGMAVEKKGVDLDEIIRRRREKKLGKSDPEETADAEENEAMDVDLDDDDDEVLADDAFGMNVASDVEESGDEEDEDDQDESGAEDKDEEDDEEDDDAASDNDSVATPTGHPDDDASDDSDDEEDAEEEAKRKAFFAPEEEEASGKKNASSFQAMSLSRPILRGLATVGFSKPTPIQAKAIPIALMGKDLVGGAVTGSGKTGAFIVPILERLLYRPKKIPTTRVVVLTPTRELAIQCHAVATKLAAFTDIKFTLAVGGLSLKAQEVELKLRPDVIIATPGRFIDHMRNSASFNVDTVEIMVLDEADRMLEDGFADELNEILTTLPKSRQTMLFSATMTSTVDRLIKVGLNKPARVMVDSQKKTVTTLVQEFVRLRPGREEKRMGYLAHVCKNIYKERVIIFFRQKKEAHRARIIFGLLGLSCAELHGSMNQTQRISSVEDFRDGKVAYLLATDLASRGLDIKGVDTVINYEAPQSLEIYVHRVGRTARAGRKGTALTLASENDRKVVKAAVKAGKAQGAKIVSRQIEAAEVDALQAQIDEMDDEIEEIMQEEKEEKQLAHVEMQVKKGENLIQHEAEIKGRPRRTWFESEHDKKQSKQAGKAELNGMREAMKKKTGKLSNKDKKRLDNKQLRAEGGGEWRKGKSSEADMKARHKEQAKSRAKGRATKEGGKDAAPGKPKGKGRGGGKRR